ggtgcttaggctttgcaggtaagtgccttagctactaagccatctctccaaccccccccccccacatttttggttttttgaagtaggatctcactctagcccaggctgacctggaattcactatggagtctcaggctggcctcaaactcacaatggtcctcctacctttgccttgtgagtgttgggattaaaggtgtgcactaccatccTCATGACCTGCTTGCCTCTCAAACTTACTTACCTCCCAATGCCATCACACTGTGGGATAGGACTTCAGCATGTAAATTCTGGGGTACATATAAATAGTAAACAACAATTCATCACTGGGAAAATTTGCCCCCTTCCCAAGGCACTTACATGCCTTGGCTCCCTGAAGATGGTGTGGCACTGGTGGAGAGACTCATGTGTGGGATTCTGGGCTGCTCACCCTCTGCTGTGTGGGTTATATGTCACAGGCCAACACCACCACCATTGTCTGCCAGGAAGCTGACTAGAAGGAGAAGAGCATTGGAGGTGAGCATTGCTCCCAGTCTCTCAAGGACCATAGGCTTCCTCCATTCCCTCCTCATTCTGCCCATCCCCATCCCCAACTCTACTTTCATTCACTGTTGGGCTTTGTAAAATCTggtttctctgagcctcagttttcttcttTGTGCAAAGGGAACTGTAGAATCTCCTTCATGGGGTTCTGGGACAGGCAGGGGTATAGGGTGGGAGTCAGGGCCAAGAAGGGCTGCAAGAAAGCTTGAGTTCACTGACTGCTTTGTATTCTTTCTAcggggggggggttgctgtgGCCCACTGTAGGGCAATGAAGTCCCTGAGGGCCTGCAGTGGCAATGACAGTGAGATCTGGGAACCAAGAGGACAGAAGCCAGAGTGTGGGATCTTGGCATCATGAACTCCCTCCCCAGAATTAGGCGTGTGGTAGGAGGCAGGGCTAGCTCAAGCAGGACCCTGGCAAGGAGCACCCCTCACTTTGTCCCTGGTCTTACTGGCCCTGCCTCTGTCTTGGTGCTTCATGGTATGCTAGGGAACCACAGGGGAGGGAAACTAATCCCCTTGGTGGGCTATGGATGGGGACAATGGTCTAAAGTCTTCAGAGGAAACTCAGTTGGCATCTGCCCTTCTGTGGAGATGTCCTCCTGGGGCCAGAGGGCAAGCCAGAGCCAGTTGGGAGGCCAACCATAAGAGTGCCTGGCTCTCCCTAAGCCTTGTCTACTCAACAGTGTGTTTCTCTGTTGTACTTCATACTCACTCAAACTCTGCTGGGCTTGTTCCTCCTTCCCACATTCATCACACTGTACACGAGGTTTGATCACCTCTGTGGCTTAGGTCACAGCTCTGGGAACTGAAATAGTGCCTCAGCTGCATCTGTCTTAAAGGGGCTCTTGTCCTGAAGGGGTTCTCATGCCCAGGAGCAGCATGAGATGATGAGGCTTTGCTGAAGTGTGACTTTAGTAAGGAAATAGGCAGGGGCATCTTGTCCTTCCTGATAGAGCTGTGGGTATAGGTGGTAGTTTAAAAAGTACCCTCAGCCCTCAATATAGGCTTTACTTAGTGATTTCTCTTTAAAGGGATGAGATTGGCTTCTGAGCCTAGATCACACAAGGTGTCCAGAGTTGGCTCTCTCAGATCCCTCAGCACCCTGTTGTGAGGACATTCCAGCAGCTTGTAGGGCATCTGTATTCTGCCAACTGCCTTCTTGGAAAGGGTCTTCTTGGAAAGGACACTCAGCCCTTGTCTAGCATCCCAAGGTCTCAGGCCTCACCAGTGTTCTGCCTGAAATTCCATGACAGGCTGAGCCAGAGCCACTAAATAAGCCAATCCTCAGGTTTGGATTCttagcaataaaatatttattttataacttcTAAATTTTTTGTTACATAGCAATAGGCAATGATTGGCCAGGAAAGACACTAGAATGACATTTAAATCATTCATGGATGACTGGAGGCATGGACAGAATTGTATGACTCAGGGGAGGGCCCAGGTGCCTTGGCAAACTGGAATACATGGTAGATGTGGGGGGCCAACATATGCCATGAGGTACCTTGTTGGTATTAAAGCCACAAGTCACAGCAACATTTGGCCTTACTATTGATATGCCTATGCTTTTGACACCTTCAAGTTCTGCCTGCCCAGGATGCAGAAGAGATTGTCTAAGGGGTGTCTATTTGTCTATCCTTTGTGGGTCACCATGCTCAGGGTCTTTGTTGTCAGGAACTGATATCTTGCTGCTGTTCTCCCAGGGATGTCCAGGTGGCAGAGCTATGGAAAGGGGGTTTTTGTGGTTGTCTTTTCAGGGTTTGTATCTATCTGTGTAGAGAACATAGGTAAGAGACAGGATGTGCCCTGGCCAGGACAGTTGCTGTTTTGGGAGGGGAGGAGTGATGGGGACATTCAAGCCTTCTGACGCAACACTGTGGTGTGGAAATTCTTGTGGAAATTGTTGTCTAGGAAGGCATACAGCAAGAGGTTGAGGCATGAGTTGGCATAGCAGAGGCTGGTGATGGCATAGGAGATACTGATGACCAGGGATGTCTGGGGCATGTCTGTGGTCAGGGCCACTATAGAGGCATAGAAGCTAGGTGGAAGAGCATCCAGCAGAGGAGGCACACAGTCAACACCACAAGGGCCAGGACAGTCACTTTCCACTTTGCCTTTCCCAGAGCCTTGACACCAGACTGGAGCCTCACGGCATGCAGCCTGCACAGCAGGTCCATATATAGCACACAAATGGTGCACACAGGCACCACAGAGCCCAGCACTAATATGTAGATATGGCTGGCTTGGAACCAGACCAGCTCAGGTCTCAGGAAGCTCAGCCCACAACTGGGTGCCTGCAGCTCATTGCTGTAGATGTGAGCAAAGGAGAAGAAGGGCAGAACCAGGATGGTGACACTCAGCTAGACACAAACTGGTGACCTTTGTCCCCCTCTGGGTGCACCTGGGCAGGTGGCGGGATTGCACAGTGGCCAGCACTACCAGGTAATGGTCCACACTCATTATAGCCAGTAAATAGATGCTGGAGAAAATGTTATTGTGGTCAGTGTCCAGTACCAGCTTTCAGGATGGCTCCCTGAAGGGCCAGCACTGTAGCATGTGCTCAGTAATACTGGCTGGCAGCACCAGCATGAAGAGCCCATTAACAACGGTCAAGTTTAGGACAAACACATTGGTCACTGTCTTCATCTTGGGAACTCTCAGGATCACGCAGATGACAGTCATGTTGCCAATCAGCCCTACAGCACAGATCATGGAGTACACAGTTAGAAGAGCATATGGAGCACAGGCAGTTGCTCAGGAAAGGTAGTGTGGGCTGGATGCCATTGGGACAGTTTAGCACCCATGTCAGTGGGGAAGGCGTAGCGTCCATTGTTGGAGGACTCTGGGCACCCAGCAACCTGCATTGTGGAGGGCCTCCTGGAACTGGATTCTGGGAAAGAAAGTCAAAGCATTGGAATCTGGCTGCAGGAACAGTGACCACTGCTAGTTCTCTAGAGTCACTCTATCCACCCTGGCTTTGGATGCCAGCCTTCTGGATGTAGGCATTTTGGCAGAACAGCACCATTTCCCAAGCTTGCACCTGTGAGAGCAGCCACACACTCTCTTGTGTGGTCAATGGATTGGCCCACAGTAGCCCCTGCCCATCCCCCAACAcacaacaaagagaaacagggTTCTTGTTGGCCCCCTTTGCATATAAACCTCTCAGGTACATCTCTGATATCTTTGAATCTAAAATGCCTTCCTTTAGGAGTTCAGAGCCCTCACCCTCTTTAGTCATATATATACCCCAACTTGCCCAGATATTCTTCTTTTCACTGACTTGTTTGGTGCCTTGTGGCCACATGTTGATGACCTTGATGGACTCTCAGTGTACAGGCAGCTGCAGGGTGGAGGGGAGGTATGGTCCCCACTGACAGACTTCTAGCAGGGGTTTCAGTCAGTCCTGCCCACTGGGAAGGAGGCTTCTAGGACctgccagctggcctggtcccttGGCCTGCTGGCTTCCCAGCACAGTTCCCAGCCCAGCCCTGTGGTGGTGttcagagaagaaggaaggagagaaggaggggaggagataGATTCCATTTTCTGATGTGGAGCTTGGAGAGGCATGTGCCCCTCCAGTGTTGTGCTACAGTGCTTGCAGTTGGTGTTCTAAGGTCTCACTGGTGATCACTCACCTAGGCAAATCCGTAGTGGGTAGCTGTATTTTTGTGCCTTTGTACTGGGAGGGTATGCCACACAGGAGCCTCTAGGTATTTGTGCTTTGTCTCTGGGTACTACAAACCTATGTACCTTTGTCTGTGTACATGGATCTTGGTGGGTTTATATCTGCCTTCATGAAGTTTCTGAACATGGCTCTACATTATGTCtgaagaggtcctggtatgtcctTGTATGGAAGAATTGATGTATTCTCCTACCAACCATACTTTCTCCCTAGGCTGGATGCATCCTGACCTTTTTATCTACTACTAATGGACAATGGGGCTGTCTCTCTGGCTATACTTTTGTAGAAATGTTGTACCCAGGAAAAGCAGCCAGCATTACTTGGGGTTAGTTCCTTGGTGTGAACTTGCTGGTTGTGTGGTCTGTATGTTTCAGGCTGGGGACACTTGTCTGCCCAGTAAAGCTATGCCCACTGCCCTCTGAGATGCCAGACCATTACTAAACACACACAgggcagcttcttttttttttttttttttgaggtagggtctcactctagcccaggctgacctggaattcactacagagtctcagggtggccttgaactcacggtgatcctcctacctctgcctcccgagtgctgggattaaaggcgtgcgccaccacgcccggcgagggCAGCTTCTTTAGTGAGTTATTCTCTCAAGTCTGTTAGTACCTGGTTCTCCTTAGCTTTGGTCAGAACAGGAGCCTGGACAGTGTCCCTGAGTGTCCAGAAGTTACCAGGCTTGAGGCCATGTCCAAGGGCATTGTGGGTGGGTCCCTAGCTCTAGCAAGGGATACTGCTATGTTGATATTGCACTCAAAGGTAGATCAGGGCTAGTAGCAGGTCTGTGAACTAATCCTCATTTATTTATGGGGCTCAGGTGATGGTCTGAGTCAGGCTTGACTGACCCTAGCCTTGACATATGGACACTTGAGGGTGGTGGTGGCTAGGTCTCCTGTCACCCAGCTTATGTGTGGTTCACTTCTCTCCATGGGCCTTACTGTGAGTCTTGCCAGCCATGGAGCTGGCTGGTACTCCTCTCTTACTTTCAGAACTGGCATGGGTAGGGGTCTTTCACACTCATTTTTGCTTCAGTTTTGCAAACACCAAATACCAGCCCATTAGTTTTCTCTAGAGCTTATTGTTTTAGACAAAGCTTCCCTCTATCCCAGGAGGGGCATGACCTAGTATCAGAGTGCACTTCTCAGAGCATAGAACCTTCTTTCCTTTGGGGTTCTCATCACACCCCTGGTTTTCTCTACCAAACCTTAAGTCTGGAACCCCCTTTGACCTTATTAACACTTAGTCCAATTTGAGCCCCTCTCAGACATCATTTTTGCTTACTTGAGCCTGACTTGGGGTCTGGCCTGGCTCTTGACGAAGCCTGTCACATTTGAAGTGAGGAGACAATTGAAGGACAAGAATGATGATGGGGAGGGATAAGAGGATAGGGATATGGATAATGGGTACTGAGGGGTGTCAGCTATAGGACCTATGCTCACAGGTCCCTTAAGCTGAATGGGCTCAGGAATTGAGAGGTAGCTATGGATGCCAGGCATCTTGGCATGAGGGTTACATGTACAGGAACCACATTTGCTTCCTTTCTCCCCCAGAAGCACCTTACCTATGGCCCCTGAAGCCTGGCAGCTGTCTCTGTGGCCCTCAATCTTGAGCTCATAGTGCTGCTTTATTCTGCCTGTGGGATGGGCATTGTCCAAGATGAGAGCTTCTGCCTGTGAAAGGATTTCTACTTTCAGAAATGAATTGTCTTTTGCAAGACAGTCTGTTGTATGTGTATGGGGAGGCCACTGAAGAAGGCAGATGTCAGCTGTGCAGGATGAGGGTTGAGGCCCCTGAGGTGAATTCTAGGCTGGCTGAGGCTTCTAGGGAGAAGATTGGGAGCATGAGCCCAGTTTGCTTGCATTTGGGCTTTATATGTGGCTGTTCATATATGGAATTCTCTCAGGGACCAGAAGGAAAAGCAGCCACATTGTCCCCTCAAGCGCAAGGGAAGGAGGAGGTTATGCTGCCAGGTTGCTTGCATGGGACAGAAATTACAACCAGCAACAGGAAAGCTCAACTGTggggctttatttttattgtcattttgtgTAGGTTTGTCAACCACCCTCCACTTGCCTCTCTCTTGGGCCTTCACACAAATGGACACACATATATGGCAGACATAcaggcacacctgcacacatgcatgttcacatgacCCATATTGGCTGCATCTAGAACAGCCTCCGATTAAGTAATTGGATGCTTCACTCCAAGTAGACAGAAGCCACTCAAGTGCAGCTTTTCCAGGATGAAAGTGAAGCTACTCTCTCCCCAAGGAAACAAAGTGGCTGTTTgtaaagcggggggggggggggggggagagggggaaggaggtaTGCTTTTCTTTTCCCTGCATAAATTCTAGGCATTCTATATTGTCCACCCAGCTAACAGCTATTCATTGAGAGGCCAGGTTGAGTTTTCCTGGGTGTCTGTTGCCCTCTGCAGATGGACCTGGTCTTAAGAGGGAGGGATCAAGGCTAGGGGAGCTGGATTATTTGGGTAGGGGCTTCTGTTGGTCTTCAGACTGTGGAAAGTTTATGCAGTCATAGGAATACAGCCATAAACAAAGGGCTGGCTGGCCCCTGAGTGGGAAGGCATATGAAACAGAATATGTGACCTCCTGGTTCCTGTGGAGGAAGAGCTCCCAGTATACATGGGGACAAGagcccttggagggtgtggtggttcgattcaggtgatccccataaacttaggtgttctgaatgctagattcccagcggatagagatttgggaatcagtGCCTCCTtgagtgagtgtattgttgggggaaggattatgggtgttatagccagtttcctcttgccagtgtttggcacactttactgttgctattgtccactttatgttggccagggggtgatgtccactttctgctaatatcatcattttcccctgccatcgtggagcttcctcttgagcttATAAGCAAAATAACcttctttccccacaagcttctcttggtcgggtgatttccaCCAGAATGTGACCTGACTATAGCAATAAAGTGGTActaggagtggggttgctgctagacatctgactgtgtggctttggccttttgcagctgattttcaagaggaatgtgaaaggatttgaaaccttggctcaagagatgccttgcaatgcagtaactacagcttgatggactattctggtcagacttaAAAtatctgaatgtagtaagaactgtggactgtgaggttttgcttatgaaagtgagaaagagctttcttggactgggttagcagcttgtgtgagaagcttgctgttatgcctgtatcctgagaagttgtgcagggttgatttgcatagaaatgaactggtgtgagcagagggatatgacacagaaaaaaaaaaatctttgggtgaaatactgcccgttcagctgcaattgagagagtacaacctttgagattgggccagctgacctgcactgggccaacaggaagaatatagactcttttgaaggggtctgagtattcaaggggtgtcctgttcttcaaaatctgctttattcccccctgggttaacaaattggcaccctacctgtggagtataagaaatgcaggaaagagagggtcattgagtttgcaacatggtcttgtattttggaaatggccttgggcagtgtgaagcaggtttgctggatacctgcatggagactccatggagccatgaggatgaactgtggattgcagtggagacccagtagagatgctaggaccacaagatggctgctaaggaaaacttctggccctgatgaagtttttcaggactatgagcagcctagctggagtgggggaattggaatgccagagacttattgctggttagaattattgaacttggagatttgtcactggttagagttgttggacttgaagctacagagtttgatgtttgcccttgttgttttaaatcttatattggttgaatatttctttgctatgcccaatgccatataaTGTTTATTCTGAaccattatgggtttttaaggttattttttagtattatggctcagttaaaaggccttggattaGGGGATGTATGAAcgtcattgggattgataaaaactatagggactttgaaagttggactgaattcatggcattttacatcatggatggttatcagtttatgggggccaggggtggaatgtggtggtttgatttaggtggcccccataaacttaggagttctgaatgctagattcccagctgataaagatttgggaattaatgcctcctcgaaggagtattgttgggggcgagcttataggtgttatagccagttttcccttgccggtgtttggcacactctcctgttgctattgtccaccttatgttggcctgggggtgatgcccaccctctgttcatgccatcattttccctgccatcatggagcttcctcttgagactgcaagcaaaaataaacctcttccccacaagctgctcttggtcaggttatttccaccagcaatgtgtaCCTGACTTCAACAGAGGGGCTCTGAAAGAAAGGTTGCTTACCAGAGCCTCAGGCCAGACATTCTGTGTGGCAGGAATGGAGAGCTGGGGTCTTTGCAAGGGCCCTTCCCATGGGTTATAGGGGCTGGAAGGTCAGAGGTTGGAATAGCCTTGGGTTCTGAGTCCCCTACAGCTGTGGGCAACACCAAGCCCAACAGGTCTTTAGGAGGGAAACAAGGGTTTTGAGCCACTTGGACTGGGCCTGAAGGGCTCCTTCTGGCCTCTGAGGCTCCTCTGGCAGAGCTGGAGAGTAAAGCTGTTGCCTGCCATGTCCCTTACCTTGGGCTCAAGTAGGTGGCAGATCCCACTCAGGGAACATGACTGTGAAGCTTCCAGCATGACTTAGTGCAAACAGGAAGGAACACATTGCTCCCTCTGGGCTTCTGCACTTGCTCTCTCTGCTAGAACTCTTTAATGCAATTACTAAAGTGCTTGCAGCCTTGCCTTCCTCGCCCACAGAGGCCTCATCCAAGCGCAGTGGTGGGAGGGGTGAATATAGCAAGCTTGGGGGGCAATCTTCCAGGGGTACACTTTCTTTCTGTCCTGGTTCAGAGCTAGCAGAAAGCCACGGAGTGGCCTTCTCTGTGTTCAAAGATCTGTGGGTACTTTTACCTCTACCTGGCTTCCACCTTGAAGAGCTTCACAGCTTCACGTAGAAGGGCTTCCCCAAGAAAGGCTTATTGTGTGGCCTTGGAGTACATCCCTGAGAATCTTTGTACACACCAAAAAGTGGTCAGCATAGCTAGTCAGTTGTAGAGCTACAGGGTCATGTTCTGTCCCCCACCAGAGACAGCTATGATCATTAGCTATGGAAAGCATCAATAAGGGGGCAGGGAGTGGGTAAGTGTGTCTTTGAGTCTCTGGAAAAGAGTCACTCAAGCACATCAGTGTATGTGAAGGCAGGTACCAAGATACCTCCTTtggtatttgcagtggcaggacactTCAAGCCCCTGAGATGGGCCAACATTGAACATGAGCCTGGCACCAGTCCTCATGATGGCTGGTTGGTGCAAGCCGGGATTCTTGTAGAATCTTCAGCTACCTCTGAGGATAATCAATCACAGTGCCCTGAATGAACACAGC
Above is a window of Jaculus jaculus isolate mJacJac1 chromosome 8, mJacJac1.mat.Y.cur, whole genome shotgun sequence DNA encoding:
- the Npbwr2 gene encoding LOW QUALITY PROTEIN: neuropeptides B/W receptor type 2 (The sequence of the model RefSeq protein was modified relative to this genomic sequence to represent the inferred CDS: inserted 3 bases in 2 codons; deleted 2 bases in 1 codon; substituted 1 base at 1 genomic stop codon) — its product is MQVAGCPESSNNGRYAFPTDMGAKLSQWHPAHTTFPEQLPVLHMLFXTVYSMICAVGLIGNMTVICVILRVPKMKTVTNVFVLNLTVVNGLFMLVLPASITEHMLQCWPFREPSXKLVLDTDHNNIFSSIYLLAIMSVDHYLVVLATVQSRHLPRCTQRGTKVTSLCLXLSVTILVLPFFSFAHIYSNELQAPSCGLSFLRPELVWFQASHIYILVLGSVVPVCTICVLYMDLLCRLHAVRLQSGVKALGKAKWKVTVLALVVLTVCLLCWMLFHLASASIVALTTDMPQTSLVISISYAITSLCYANSCLNLLLYAFLDNNFHKNFHTTVLRQKA